A single genomic interval of Mangifera indica cultivar Alphonso chromosome 5, CATAS_Mindica_2.1, whole genome shotgun sequence harbors:
- the LOC123216542 gene encoding protein transport protein SEC31 homolog B-like gives MACIKGVNRSASVALAPDAPYLAAGTMAGAVDLSFSSSANLEIFKLDFQSDNRDLPVVGESPSSERFNRLAWGKNGSGSEEFSLGLVAGGLVDGSIDLWNPLTLIRSAGTAGNPVVGHLSRHKGPVRGLEFNAIAPNLLASGADDGEICIWDLTAPTEPSHFPPLKGSGSAAQGEISFLSWNSKVQHILASTSYNGTTVVWDLKKQKPVISFTDSIRRRCSVLQWNPDIATQLVVASDEDGSPSLRLWDMRNVMSPVKEFVGHTKGVIAMSWCPIDSSYLLTCAKDNRTICWDTVTGEIVTELPAGTNWNFDVHWYPKIPGVISASSFDGKIGIYNIEGCSRYGGGENEFGAAPLRAPKWYKRPIGASFGFGGKLVSFHPKSAGASEVSVHNLVTEHSLVSRSSEFEESIKNGERSSLRILCEKKSQESKSEDDHETWGFLKVMFEDDARTKLITHFGFSLPKEEKDTVPDDLSQEVNAVTLENSATDKVVDGGDKVSSIFAADNGEDFFNNLPSPKADTPVSTSVNTFAEDSGPSAQEMQEEMDGLEESSDPSFDDSVQRALVVGDYKGAVAQCISANKMADALVIAHVGGTALWEGTRDQYLKMSRSPYLKVVSAMVNNDLLSLVNTRPLKFWKETLALLCTFAQREEWTVLCDALASKLMAAGNTLAATLCYICANNIDKTVEIWSRSLATEHEGKSYVDLLQDLMEKTIVLALASGQKRFSASLCKLVEKYAEILASQGLLTTAMEYLKLLGSDELSPELSILRDRIACFIEPEKEATAVSYENSQLQNRSVHGVDHSNFGMVDSSYHYYHEPAPAQLHQTVPGSLYVENYQPPSAPYGNGRGFGASAQYQPVQQPSLFIPSPATQPHFTPSAPSQPAMRPFIPSTPPVLRNADQYQQPTLGSQLYPGTSNAGYHPVPPGPDAHGPSPLASVPGPKMPKVVAPTTAPTTTPMGFMPMTGTGVVQRSGVGPMQPASPTQAAPIQPAVPPAAAPPTIQTVDTSNVPAHQKPVIMTLAKLYKETSEALGGARANPAKKREIEDNSKKLGALFAKLNSGDISKNAVDKLIQLCQALDNNDFSTALQIQVLLTTSEWDECNFWLATLKRMIKTRQNVRLS, from the exons aTGGCGTGTATAAAAGGCGTTAATAGATCGGCGTCGGTGGCGTTGGCTCCGGACGCGCCTTACTTGGCGGCGGGGACGATGGCAGGAGCTGTTGATCTGTCATTTAGTTCTTCGGCCAATCTAGAGATCTTCAAGCTTGATTTCCAATCGGACAATCGTGATCTCCCCGTGGTTGGCGAGTCGCCTAGCTCGGAACGGTTCAACCGGCTTGCTTGGGGTAAAAATGGATCTGGTTCGGAGGAATTCTCGCTCGGACTTGTGGCGGGTGGGCTTGTCGACGGGAGTATTGATCTCTGGAACCCTCTCACTCTGATCCG TTCTGCTGGAACTGCGGGAAATCCTGTTGTTGGACATCTTTCAAGGCACAAAGGACCT GTTCGTGGTCTTGAATTTAATGCCATTGCCCCAAATTTGCTTGCCTCTGGGGCTGATGATGGTGAAATTTGCATTTGGGATTTGACAGCACCTACTGAACCTTCTCATTTTCCTCCCCTGAAG GGTAGTGGTTCTGCTGCTCAAGgtgaaatttcatttctttcttggAATAGCAAGGTTCAACACATATTAGCATCCACTTCCTACAATGGAACAACTG TGGTCTGGGACCTAAAGAAGCAAAAGCCTGTAATAAG TTTTACCGATTCAATTAGGAGGCGGTGCTCTGTTCTACAGTGGAATCCCGATATTGCCACTCAGCTTGTTGTTGCATCTGATGAAGATGGTTCACCTTCTCTAAGG CTTTGGGATATGCGGAATGTTATGTCACCAGTCAAGGAATTTGTGGGGCACACCAAAG GTGTAATTGCAATGTCCTGGTGCCCAATTGACAGTTCCTATTTGCTTACTTGTGCAAAGGATAACCGGACTATTTGCTGGGATACAGTTACTGGTGAG ATCGTTACTGAACTGCCAGCAGGAACTAACTGGAATTTTGATGTCCATTGGTATCCAAAGATACCTGGAGTGATATCTGCATCATCATTTGATGGTAAAATTGGAATCTATAATATTGAG GGTTGCAGCCGGTATGGTGGAGGGGAGAATGAATTTGGTGCAG CTCCTTTGAGAGCCCCAAAGTGGTATAAACGTCCGATTGGAGCATCTTTTGGCTTTGGAGGAAAACTTGTTTCATTTCATCCTAAGTCAGCTGGTGCTTCAGAG GTCTCTGTGCACAACTTAGTTACAGAACACAGTTTGGTGAGTCGTTCATCTGAATTTGAGGAATCAATAAAGAATGGAGAGAGGTCTTCCCTGAGGATTTTATGTGAGAAAAAATCGCAAGAGAGCAA GTCTGAGGATGACCATGAAACATGGGGTTTCTTAAAAGTTATGTTTGAAGATGATGCGAGGACAAAGTTGATTACCCACTTTGGTTTTAGTTTACCTAAAGAGGAAAAAGATACTGTGCCTGATGATCTTTCCCAGGAAGTAAATGCTGTTACGCTGGAGAATTCAGCAACAGATAAAGTGGTAGATGGGGGGGATAAAGTATCCTCTATCTTTGCTGCTGATAATGGGGAAGATTTCTTTAACAATCTTCCAAGTCCCAAAGCTGACACACCTGTATCAACTTCTGTCAATACTTTTGCTGAGGATTCTGGTCCTAGTGCACAAGAAATGCAGGAAGAAATGGATGGACTGGAGGAGAGTTCTGATCCATCATTTGATGATAGTGTTCAACGTGCTTTGGTTGTGGGAGACTACAAGGGGGCAGTTGCACAGTGCATATCTGCAAATAAAATGGCTGATGCTTTAGTTATTGCTCATGTTGGTGGTACTGCCTTGTGGGAGGGCACACGTGATCAATATCTCAAGATGAGTCGTTCACCTTATCTAAAG GTTGTGTCTGCAATGGTGAATAATGATCTCCTGAGCCTTGTGAACACCAGGCCTCTAAAATTCTGGAAAGAAACACTTGCCCTTCTCTGTACG TTTGCTCAGAGAGAGGAATGGACTGTGCTTTGTGATGCACTTGCTTCAAAGCTAATGGCAGCTGGGAATACATTGGCAGCAACTCTGTGCTATATATGTGCAAATAACATTGATAAAACAGTTGAAATTTGGTCAAGGAGCCTAGCAACTGAGCATGAAGGGAAATCCTATGTTGATCTTCTTCAA gatttgatGGAGAAGACTATTGTTCTCGCTTTGGCAAGTGGACAGAAGAGATTTAGTGCATCTCTGTGCAAGCTTGTTGAGAAATATGCAGAAATTTTAGCTAGTCAAGGCCTTCTAACAACTGCAATGGAGTACTTGAAACTTTTGGGATCAGATGAATTATCTCCCGAACTTTCAATCTTAAGAGATCGTATTGCTTGCTTTATTGAACCTG AGAAAGAAGCTACTGCTGTGTCTTATGAGAACTCTCAACTACAAAATAGATCAGTGCATGGTGTTGATCATTCCAATTTCGGCATGGTTGACTCCTCTTATCATTATTATCAT GAACCAGCACCTGCCCAATTGCATCAGACAGTTCCTGGCAGTTTGTATgttgagaattatcaaccacCATCGGCTCCTTATGGGAATGGCAGAGGATTCGGTGCTTCTGCACAGTACCAGCCTGTGCAACAACCTAGCTTATTTATACCATCTCCGGCAACTCAG CCACATTTTACTCCTTCTGCTCCCTCACAGCCTGCTATGAGGCCCTTCATTCCTTCAACTCCTCCTGTGCTGAGAAATGCTGATCAATATCAGCAACCAACTTTGGGTTCTCAATTGTATCCT GGGACTTCTAACGCAGGTTATCATCCTGTACCTCCTGGGCCTGATGCTCATGGGCCATCACCTTTGGCATCTGTTCCTGGCCCTAAAATGCCAAAGGTTGTAGCTCCTACAACTGCTCCTACAACTACACCAATGGGATTTATGCCCATGACTGGTACAGGCGTTGTTCAAAGATCTGGGGTGGGACCAATGCAACCAGCTAGTCCGACTCAGGCAGCACCTATACAACCAGCTGTTCCACCTGCAGCAGCACCACCAACAATACAGACTGTTGATACATCAAATGTACCTG CTCATCAAAAACCTGTCATCATGACATTGGCAAAACTTTATAAGGAGACATCAGAAGCACTGGGAGGTGCTCGTGCTAATCCAGCCAAAAAGCGTGAAATAGAAGATAACTCAAAAAAGCTAGGGGCCTTGTTTGCCAAGCTCAACAGCGGGGACATCTCTAAAAATGCGGTTGATAAGCTTATTCAGCTCTGCCAAGCTTTGGACAATAATGATTTTAGTACAGCCCTACAAATCCAG GTACTTCTTACCACAAGTGAGTGGGATGAGTGCAATTTCTGGCTAGCCACACTTAAAAGAATGATCAAGACAAGACAGAATGTTAGATTAAGTTAA